Proteins from a genomic interval of Pseudoalteromonas sp. MEBiC 03607:
- the mraZ gene encoding division/cell wall cluster transcriptional repressor MraZ: MFRGASSLSLDDKGRFAVPTKYRDAILSEDQGTVICTVALNEPCLWLYPLAEWLEIEERLLKISNMNPRARRMQRMLLGNATEYQLDKNGRILLAPSLRAHAELGKKIMLVGLMNKFEIWDEDRWHEQMRQDTEIERLGEFEANPEFDNFSL, from the coding sequence ATGTTTAGGGGTGCAAGCTCGCTGAGTTTGGATGATAAAGGACGCTTTGCGGTACCAACCAAGTACCGAGACGCGATCTTGTCTGAAGATCAGGGAACGGTTATTTGCACAGTCGCACTGAATGAGCCTTGTTTGTGGTTATACCCACTAGCCGAATGGCTAGAAATTGAAGAACGATTATTAAAGATCTCTAACATGAATCCACGAGCACGCCGAATGCAACGTATGTTGCTTGGCAATGCTACAGAGTATCAACTAGATAAAAATGGCCGGATTTTGCTTGCTCCTTCTTTACGAGCTCACGCGGAACTTGGAAAAAAAATCATGTTGGTTGGCTTGATGAATAAGTTTGAAATTTGGGATGAAGATCGTTGGCATGAGCAAATGCGCCAAGATACTGAAATTGAACGCTTAGGTGAGTTTGAGGCAAATCCCGAATTCGATAACTTCTCGCTCTAA
- the rsmH gene encoding 16S rRNA (cytosine(1402)-N(4))-methyltransferase RsmH, whose translation MTAQFEHVSVLMDETIDALDIKPEGIYMDGTFGRGGHSGQILARLNEHGRLQAIDQDPQAIKAAEKFADDARFSIAHTRFSNLKTVAEDNDLIGKVDGILLDIGVSSPQLDDAERGFSFMKDGPLDMRMDPTSGRSAAQWLAEAELEDITHVIKTYGEEKFGRRIAHKIIETREHTPITSTKQLADLVDEAVPVKDKYKHPATRTFQAIRIYINSELEEIQTALQAAVEVLKPGGRLVVISFHSLEDRIVKQFIKKQSKGEAIPRGLPLTDAQINKNLTLKAVGKAIKPSKAEIDANPRSRSSVLRVAKRL comes from the coding sequence ATGACAGCGCAATTTGAACATGTCTCTGTACTGATGGACGAAACCATAGACGCTTTGGATATTAAACCCGAAGGCATTTATATGGATGGCACGTTTGGTCGCGGCGGACATTCAGGACAAATTCTTGCGCGCTTAAATGAGCATGGTCGTTTACAAGCAATTGACCAAGATCCACAAGCTATTAAAGCTGCTGAAAAGTTTGCAGATGATGCACGTTTTTCGATTGCCCATACCCGTTTTTCCAACCTTAAAACAGTCGCTGAAGACAATGATTTAATTGGCAAAGTAGACGGAATTTTATTAGATATTGGTGTGTCATCACCGCAGCTAGATGATGCTGAGCGCGGCTTTAGCTTCATGAAAGATGGCCCGCTAGATATGCGTATGGACCCAACCAGCGGCCGCAGTGCAGCACAATGGCTAGCTGAAGCTGAACTTGAAGATATCACTCATGTCATTAAAACCTATGGTGAAGAAAAGTTTGGCCGCCGTATCGCTCATAAAATCATTGAGACTCGAGAGCATACTCCAATCACTAGTACAAAGCAGCTTGCTGATTTAGTTGATGAAGCTGTACCAGTAAAAGATAAATATAAACACCCAGCAACACGTACATTCCAAGCGATCCGAATTTATATCAACAGCGAGTTAGAAGAAATTCAAACGGCACTACAAGCTGCTGTTGAAGTGCTTAAGCCCGGTGGTCGATTAGTGGTTATTTCGTTTCACTCGTTAGAAGATCGCATTGTTAAGCAGTTTATTAAAAAACAGAGTAAGGGAGAGGCGATACCCAGAGGTCTGCCTTTAACTGATGCACAAATAAATAAAAACCTGACGTTAAAGGCAGTGGGTAAAGCCATTAAGCCAAGTAAGGCGGAAATTGATGCAAATCCTCGTTCACGCAGTTCTGTGTTAAGGGTTGCTAAGAGGTTGTAA
- the ftsL gene encoding cell division protein FtsL — protein sequence MKAKATNRQPNLFVEVFKGLAANKLTLALLVVILASSLSVVQVTHLARQQLITQDELLQERDELDLEWRYLLVEEEFYSQHARIEEIATMQLEMKRPTSQDEQVVVLQ from the coding sequence ATGAAAGCAAAAGCGACGAATCGCCAACCTAATTTATTTGTTGAAGTGTTTAAAGGTCTTGCTGCTAATAAGCTGACCTTAGCCTTGTTGGTTGTGATTCTCGCGTCGAGTTTAAGTGTTGTGCAGGTGACGCATTTAGCGCGTCAGCAGTTGATAACACAAGATGAGTTATTGCAAGAACGTGATGAGCTTGATCTCGAGTGGCGTTACTTGCTTGTAGAAGAAGAGTTTTATTCGCAGCATGCGCGCATTGAAGAAATCGCGACCATGCAATTAGAAATGAAACGGCCGACCAGCCAAGACGAACAGGTGGTAGTACTGCAATGA
- a CDS encoding penicillin-binding transpeptidase domain-containing protein: MRSRGKKPTNTLITWRFMLVCSVLLLVFMTLVARAAFLQVIEPDKARSESDKRTVRVEKQHVQRGMIFDRNGKELAVSVPVVSVYADPKALHKSLTSKVLRQARKNGEDQNALAENTAELNKRIATYYNNDIRWRELADVLRIEPSKINSRLRDNPKRRFVYLKRQVTPAVANYIGDLRLPGIHLLDESKRYYPAGEVTAHVIGFTNIDGHGIEGIEKLYEKSLTGVEGQRTIRKDAQGREVEVLDERERVEPENIHLSIDQRIQAIAYKAIKSAVLTYKATSGSAMVVDVKTGEVLAMVNSPSFNPNNLNDAAPHKRRNRAITDLFEPGSTVKPLAILAGLDYGSIQPDSIVDTYPGWMRVGGSLVQDTRNHGEMTLREILKYSSNMGVTKVSQDLPKDYFVGLYQKVGFGSDSGTGMVGESSGLFYPNRRWSDHEIAALSFGYNLAVSTAQMARFYAMLGSGGVMRPLTVLKQESVPEGERIFQQKDVEAVVHMMESVFEKGGTAQKVHVDGYRAAGKTGTSKKAAVGGYGDEYVGYFAGVAPASNPRLAVVVLINEPGGDVYYGGATAGPAFAEIVSNALRILNVAPDKDAVAYVEGKDNDA, from the coding sequence ATGAGAAGCAGAGGGAAAAAGCCAACTAATACCTTGATCACATGGCGCTTTATGCTTGTGTGCTCTGTGCTGCTTTTAGTCTTTATGACACTGGTTGCACGTGCCGCATTTTTGCAGGTTATTGAGCCCGATAAAGCACGTTCTGAAAGCGATAAACGTACCGTTCGCGTTGAAAAACAACATGTACAGCGCGGAATGATATTTGACCGTAACGGCAAAGAGCTTGCGGTGAGTGTGCCTGTTGTAAGTGTGTATGCTGATCCCAAGGCACTGCACAAATCATTAACGAGCAAGGTGCTGCGTCAAGCGCGTAAGAATGGTGAAGATCAAAATGCACTTGCTGAAAATACGGCTGAACTAAACAAGCGCATCGCTACTTATTATAACAATGACATTCGTTGGCGTGAGCTTGCTGATGTATTACGCATTGAACCAAGTAAAATCAACTCCCGTCTTCGTGATAATCCAAAACGCCGTTTTGTTTATTTAAAACGTCAAGTAACGCCTGCAGTTGCAAACTATATTGGTGATTTACGTTTACCGGGTATCCATCTGCTGGATGAGTCTAAACGTTACTATCCGGCTGGAGAAGTGACTGCACATGTGATTGGTTTCACAAATATCGATGGTCATGGTATCGAAGGTATTGAAAAGTTATACGAAAAATCGTTAACCGGTGTTGAAGGACAAAGAACAATCCGTAAAGACGCTCAAGGCCGAGAGGTCGAAGTGCTTGATGAGCGTGAACGTGTTGAACCAGAAAATATTCATTTAAGTATCGATCAACGTATTCAAGCGATTGCCTACAAGGCGATAAAATCGGCTGTGCTGACATATAAAGCGACCTCGGGCTCAGCTATGGTCGTGGATGTAAAAACAGGCGAAGTATTGGCTATGGTAAATAGCCCGTCGTTTAATCCTAATAATCTTAATGATGCTGCTCCACATAAGCGTCGAAATCGAGCAATAACTGATTTGTTTGAGCCAGGCTCAACTGTTAAGCCGCTAGCCATTTTAGCTGGTTTAGACTATGGCTCAATTCAACCGGATTCAATTGTTGATACTTACCCTGGCTGGATGCGTGTTGGTGGCAGTCTTGTCCAAGATACGCGTAACCATGGTGAAATGACATTAAGAGAAATCTTAAAATACTCAAGTAACATGGGTGTGACTAAAGTTAGCCAAGACTTACCAAAAGACTATTTTGTCGGGCTTTATCAAAAAGTCGGATTTGGTAGTGATAGTGGAACAGGCATGGTCGGTGAAAGTAGCGGCTTGTTTTACCCTAATCGTCGTTGGTCAGATCATGAAATAGCAGCATTATCATTTGGCTATAACTTAGCTGTGAGCACCGCACAAATGGCACGTTTTTATGCCATGTTAGGTTCTGGTGGCGTGATGCGTCCTCTTACTGTACTTAAGCAAGAGTCAGTGCCTGAAGGTGAGCGCATTTTTCAGCAAAAAGATGTTGAAGCCGTCGTCCATATGATGGAAAGCGTGTTCGAAAAAGGCGGCACGGCACAAAAAGTTCACGTCGATGGTTATCGCGCAGCTGGCAAAACAGGTACCTCTAAAAAAGCCGCTGTAGGTGGTTATGGTGATGAGTATGTCGGCTACTTTGCTGGTGTTGCACCGGCAAGCAATCCACGTTTAGCGGTAGTAGTGTTGATCAATGAGCCGGGTGGAGATGTTTATTATGGCGGTGCGACGGCAGGCCCTGCATTTGCAGAGATTGTCTCCAATGCCTTAAGAATTTTAAACGTCGCACCGGATAAAGATGCGGTTGCGTACGTAGAAGGCAAAGATAACGATGCGTGA
- the murE gene encoding UDP-N-acetylmuramoyl-L-alanyl-D-glutamate--2,6-diaminopimelate ligase translates to MRDLKPILSQIEVEATSLLVNQLRLDSRDVKTGDVFVAVKGHQLDGGQFIDKAIENGAVAIIADRLCEFESDFESLYLVTDLAKKLPALAAAFYHQPSKQLDLVGVTGTNGKSTTTAMIAHLAQQCHKSAAVVGTLGYGHPEQLTPLVNTTPSSVDLQRILFELHEQHTDVVAMEVSSHGLVQQRVDHCQFKAAVFTNLSRDHLDYHGTMDAYGDAKLMLMRDHNPEIVVLNQDDTQVEQWLEKYDFNNLICYGHKNLAPEGARYVYFSDVVYSNTGISATFETSWGQAQVQSALFGEFNLYNLAAAMATLLGMGYPLAQLVAACKTLQPVAGRMQAFSVPGQPTCIVDYAHTPDALALALQALQKHVPGGVSCVFGCGGDRDKGKRPMMAKAAEGNADRIIITSDNPRSEDPNAIIADVVAGLEHAEKAHCVADRAKAISYAIEQAGADDVVLIAGKGHEDYQIIGDTRIDFCDRQYVQQQLKEKSQGAQL, encoded by the coding sequence ATGCGTGATTTAAAACCAATTCTGAGTCAAATTGAAGTTGAGGCCACTAGTTTGCTGGTTAATCAACTACGTCTTGATAGCCGAGACGTAAAAACAGGCGATGTTTTTGTAGCTGTTAAAGGCCATCAACTAGATGGCGGACAATTTATAGATAAAGCCATAGAAAATGGCGCTGTAGCAATTATTGCTGATAGGTTATGCGAATTTGAAAGTGATTTTGAATCGCTTTACTTGGTCACAGACCTAGCGAAAAAACTACCTGCTTTAGCTGCTGCGTTTTATCATCAGCCATCAAAACAATTAGATCTGGTTGGCGTTACTGGAACAAATGGTAAATCAACCACAACTGCGATGATCGCGCATTTAGCACAGCAATGTCATAAATCAGCAGCGGTGGTGGGGACGCTTGGCTATGGGCATCCAGAGCAATTAACTCCATTAGTAAATACCACACCATCAAGTGTTGATTTGCAGCGAATTTTGTTTGAATTACATGAACAGCACACCGATGTTGTTGCAATGGAAGTTTCATCACATGGCCTTGTGCAACAGCGTGTTGACCATTGTCAGTTTAAAGCAGCCGTTTTTACTAATTTATCTCGCGACCATTTAGATTATCATGGCACTATGGATGCTTATGGTGATGCAAAGCTGATGTTGATGCGTGATCACAATCCTGAGATTGTGGTTCTCAATCAAGATGATACACAAGTTGAGCAGTGGTTAGAAAAATACGACTTTAACAACTTAATTTGCTACGGCCATAAAAACTTAGCACCAGAAGGTGCGCGCTATGTTTACTTTAGCGATGTTGTTTATAGCAACACCGGGATTTCGGCAACATTCGAAACAAGCTGGGGTCAAGCACAGGTGCAGTCTGCATTATTTGGTGAGTTTAACTTGTATAATCTGGCTGCGGCGATGGCCACTCTACTTGGTATGGGGTATCCGCTGGCACAGTTAGTTGCTGCCTGCAAAACACTGCAACCAGTGGCTGGTCGTATGCAAGCGTTTAGCGTACCAGGGCAGCCAACCTGTATTGTTGATTACGCGCATACACCCGATGCGTTGGCATTAGCATTACAGGCTTTACAAAAGCATGTACCTGGAGGCGTAAGCTGTGTGTTTGGCTGTGGTGGTGACCGTGATAAAGGCAAGCGCCCAATGATGGCAAAAGCCGCTGAAGGCAACGCAGACCGTATTATTATTACTAGCGATAATCCGCGCAGTGAAGACCCTAATGCCATTATTGCTGATGTGGTGGCAGGTCTTGAGCATGCTGAAAAAGCCCATTGTGTAGCTGATCGCGCTAAAGCAATTAGTTATGCAATAGAGCAGGCCGGTGCTGATGATGTGGTTTTAATTGCCGGTAAAGGCCATGAAGATTATCAAATTATTGGCGATACACGAATCGACTTCTGCGATCGCCAATATGTACAACAACAATTAAAAGAAAAATCGCAAGGGGCGCAGTTATGA
- the murF gene encoding UDP-N-acetylmuramoyl-tripeptide--D-alanyl-D-alanine ligase: MIPMDFDWLAKVLATDYQDGNQTVKNINTDTRTLCEGEVFLALQGPNFDGHKFVAQAKEKGAIAAIVARPVNVDIVQFVVSDTRIALGQIGAAVMTQVAPKTIAITGSVGKTTVKEMCAAILSGHGEVLATKGNFNNDIGVPLTLLRLEPQHQYAVIELGANHIGEIAYTVAMTKPDVAVVCNVAESHLEGFGSLQGVATAKGEIYDGLKPDGVAIVNSDSDFADYWLEKLTDRNVKRFSTQQKLDYWAEDVVLDEQARASFVLCSKQQKVPVTLALPGKHNIANALIATALTTELGVSLESVAKALAGMGEVKGRVNVLKVSDTLTVIDDTYNANVQSVKAAIDLLSDMPGRRIFALGDMGELGEEARFYHQQVGEYAKQKGIDELYSLGVLSKSASDVFEKPNRHFSNREQLLQQLQSVLTESQQKTTLVVKGSRSSRMELVVADLVNSQQDGNNGVSSC; encoded by the coding sequence ATGATCCCTATGGATTTTGATTGGCTAGCAAAAGTTCTAGCAACTGATTACCAAGATGGTAATCAAACGGTAAAAAATATTAACACCGACACCCGTACTCTGTGCGAGGGTGAAGTGTTTTTAGCGCTACAAGGGCCTAACTTTGATGGTCATAAATTTGTTGCGCAAGCAAAAGAGAAAGGGGCGATTGCAGCTATTGTAGCGCGTCCTGTTAATGTTGATATTGTGCAGTTTGTGGTGAGTGACACACGTATAGCGCTAGGCCAAATTGGCGCAGCTGTGATGACACAGGTTGCACCAAAAACAATCGCTATTACAGGTAGTGTGGGTAAAACCACTGTAAAAGAAATGTGCGCGGCGATTTTATCAGGTCATGGTGAAGTACTGGCAACCAAAGGCAACTTTAATAATGACATTGGTGTACCTCTGACCTTGTTACGCCTTGAGCCACAGCATCAATATGCGGTAATTGAATTAGGCGCCAATCACATTGGTGAAATAGCTTACACAGTCGCGATGACTAAACCTGATGTTGCTGTGGTTTGTAATGTGGCTGAATCTCATTTAGAGGGATTTGGATCATTACAAGGTGTGGCTACCGCAAAAGGCGAAATCTACGATGGCCTAAAACCTGACGGTGTTGCAATCGTTAACAGCGACAGTGATTTTGCAGATTACTGGCTCGAAAAACTAACTGATCGCAATGTAAAACGTTTTTCTACTCAGCAAAAACTAGATTATTGGGCAGAAGATGTGGTGCTTGATGAGCAAGCGCGTGCGTCTTTTGTGCTTTGCAGTAAACAGCAAAAAGTTCCTGTTACTCTCGCATTACCGGGCAAGCATAATATTGCTAATGCATTAATAGCGACAGCATTAACCACTGAGCTGGGTGTAAGCCTAGAAAGTGTTGCTAAGGCATTGGCTGGCATGGGAGAAGTCAAAGGTCGTGTCAATGTACTTAAAGTATCAGACACTCTAACCGTAATTGATGATACTTATAATGCCAATGTGCAGTCAGTAAAAGCGGCGATTGATTTATTAAGCGACATGCCGGGACGTCGAATTTTTGCGTTAGGTGATATGGGCGAACTTGGCGAAGAAGCCCGCTTTTATCATCAGCAAGTAGGCGAATATGCAAAACAAAAAGGCATTGATGAGCTATACAGCCTAGGTGTATTAAGCAAGTCGGCCAGTGATGTATTTGAAAAACCCAATCGTCACTTCTCGAACCGTGAACAACTATTACAACAATTACAAAGTGTGCTTACTGAATCTCAGCAAAAGACCACCCTTGTAGTAAAAGGATCGCGCAGTTCTCGTATGGAGCTAGTGGTAGCAGATTTAGTTAATAGCCAGCAAGATGGCAACAATGGAGTATCGTCATGTTAG
- the mraY gene encoding phospho-N-acetylmuramoyl-pentapeptide-transferase, with translation MLVWLAEYLTQYYSGFNVFSYLTLRAILGILTALLISLYFGPKLIRGLQKMQIGQVVRHDGPESHLSKKGTPTMGGILILGAIFTSTLLWADLSNKYVWATLFVVGSLGVVGFIDDYRKVIRKDPKGLIAKWKYFWQSVIALVVASALYFTSQQGSETSLVVPFFKDVLPQLGLFYIVMTYFVIVGTSNAVNLTDGLDGLAIVPTILVAAALAIIAYLTGNVNFSSYLHIPHLPLASELVVVCTAIVGAGLGFLWFNTYPAQVFMGDVGSLALGGALGIIAVLVRQELVLIIMGGVFVMEALSVILQVGSYKLRGQRIFRMAPIHHHYELKGWPEPRVIVRFWIISIVLVLAGLATLKIR, from the coding sequence ATGTTAGTTTGGCTGGCAGAGTATTTAACACAATATTATAGTGGCTTTAATGTTTTTTCTTACCTTACGCTGCGTGCGATTTTAGGTATTTTAACTGCGCTGCTTATCTCTCTTTATTTTGGTCCTAAGCTTATTCGTGGCCTACAAAAAATGCAAATTGGTCAGGTGGTACGTCACGACGGCCCCGAATCTCACCTATCTAAAAAAGGCACGCCTACCATGGGTGGTATTTTGATTTTAGGGGCGATTTTTACCAGTACATTACTGTGGGCTGACCTTTCAAACAAATATGTATGGGCAACCTTATTTGTGGTGGGGTCATTAGGTGTAGTTGGCTTTATTGATGACTACCGTAAAGTGATCCGCAAAGACCCTAAAGGCCTAATTGCGAAGTGGAAATACTTTTGGCAATCAGTGATTGCATTAGTGGTTGCCAGTGCACTTTATTTTACTTCGCAACAAGGCAGTGAAACCTCGTTAGTTGTGCCGTTTTTTAAAGATGTGTTACCACAGCTTGGGCTGTTTTATATCGTGATGACCTATTTTGTAATTGTAGGTACTTCGAATGCGGTAAACCTAACGGATGGCCTTGATGGCTTAGCAATTGTACCAACCATTTTGGTTGCTGCGGCGCTTGCTATTATTGCTTACTTAACCGGTAACGTTAACTTCTCAAGCTACTTACATATTCCGCATTTGCCATTAGCAAGCGAACTTGTGGTTGTATGTACTGCCATAGTTGGCGCAGGACTAGGTTTCTTGTGGTTTAACACTTACCCAGCACAGGTATTTATGGGTGATGTAGGCTCATTAGCACTCGGTGGTGCACTGGGTATTATTGCGGTGCTTGTGCGTCAAGAACTGGTACTTATCATCATGGGTGGTGTGTTTGTAATGGAAGCATTATCGGTGATTTTACAAGTAGGCTCTTATAAATTACGTGGTCAACGTATTTTTAGAATGGCGCCTATTCACCATCATTATGAATTAAAGGGTTGGCCTGAGCCGCGCGTAATTGTGCGCTTTTGGATTATTTCAATCGTGCTAGTTCTGGCTGGCCTTGCGACATTAAAGATCAGGTAA
- the murD gene encoding UDP-N-acetylmuramoyl-L-alanine--D-glutamate ligase, translating into MTVINEIKNKQISVLGLAVTGLGIVRFLLSQNIKPIVVDSRMAPPGADWLNEHASELTTFFGDLEQADLASNDIIIISPGLSLATPAVAKAIAAGVEVIGDVELFARLTDKPIVAVTGSNGKSTVVTLAFEVLKAAGYKVGLGGNIGTAVLDLLSQDYDVYVLELSSFQLDTTHSLKAKSACVLNVSEDHLDRYPSYQAYIDSKQSIYNGSELAVVNAIDVATHTAKQPQVSFALANADFALVEHQGETYFAAQGKPVLPASCLKVVGSHNQQNALAVMALLSPFSISTEHYQQAFSTFTGLAHRCQFVAEINEVKYFNDSKATNVGATIAAIESLADQAKQLVVIAGGDAKGADLDALKPYLNDKVKALICFGKDAKALVSLTEKGHLTTNMHEAVQLAKQLSSSGDIVLLAPACASIDMYNNYMQRGDDFAQCVLAEAI; encoded by the coding sequence ATGACAGTTATTAACGAGATAAAAAACAAACAAATCTCAGTGCTCGGACTCGCTGTAACCGGTCTGGGCATTGTGCGTTTTTTATTGTCTCAGAATATTAAGCCAATTGTTGTTGATAGCCGCATGGCGCCTCCGGGTGCGGATTGGCTAAACGAGCATGCCAGCGAGTTAACTACGTTCTTTGGTGATTTAGAACAGGCAGACTTAGCCAGCAATGACATTATTATCATCAGCCCAGGTCTAAGCCTTGCTACACCGGCTGTTGCAAAGGCCATTGCTGCGGGCGTTGAAGTGATTGGTGACGTTGAGCTTTTTGCCCGTTTAACCGATAAACCAATTGTTGCAGTAACAGGCTCGAATGGTAAGTCGACAGTAGTTACCTTGGCGTTTGAAGTACTGAAAGCCGCTGGTTATAAAGTAGGGCTTGGCGGTAATATTGGCACAGCAGTACTTGACTTATTGTCGCAAGATTACGACGTTTATGTACTTGAGCTATCGAGTTTTCAGCTTGATACCACGCACAGCTTAAAAGCGAAAAGTGCCTGTGTATTGAATGTTAGCGAAGATCACCTTGATCGCTACCCAAGTTACCAAGCATACATTGACTCAAAGCAAAGTATTTATAACGGCTCAGAGCTTGCTGTTGTGAATGCCATTGATGTGGCAACCCATACAGCAAAGCAACCACAAGTAAGCTTTGCACTTGCAAATGCAGACTTTGCCTTAGTAGAGCATCAAGGTGAGACGTACTTTGCAGCACAAGGTAAACCTGTGTTACCTGCAAGCTGTTTGAAAGTTGTTGGCTCACACAATCAACAAAATGCACTAGCAGTTATGGCGCTACTAAGCCCGTTTAGCATTTCTACAGAGCATTATCAGCAAGCGTTTAGTACGTTTACTGGGCTTGCACACCGTTGTCAGTTTGTCGCTGAAATTAATGAAGTGAAATACTTTAATGATTCAAAAGCGACCAACGTTGGCGCAACCATCGCTGCTATTGAAAGCTTAGCTGATCAAGCAAAGCAATTAGTTGTGATTGCTGGCGGTGATGCAAAAGGGGCTGATTTAGATGCCTTGAAACCCTATTTGAATGACAAAGTGAAAGCTCTTATTTGTTTTGGTAAAGATGCTAAAGCACTGGTGTCATTAACTGAAAAAGGTCATTTAACCACGAATATGCATGAAGCTGTGCAATTGGCAAAGCAGTTAAGTAGTAGCGGTGACATCGTATTGCTTGCTCCTGCGTGCGCCAGCATTGATATGTATAACAACTATATGCAACGTGGTGATGACTTTGCGCAGTGCGTATTGGCGGAGGCAATATGA
- the ftsW gene encoding cell division protein FtsW, with translation MIAFADIREALTPKQSPQLYDVPLLYCMLMLIGVGFVMVTSASMPTAERLFDNPYHIIIRHSMFLIMGFFLFWIATSVPMDWWKRSNAYLLLLGLGLLVLVLIVGREVNGAKRWIPIGPVGFQVAEAAKLFFFSYIAGYLVRKREEVQENLKGFFKPLVVFGVYALLILMQPDLGTVVVLFVTTVGLLFLAGAKLWQFFGLILTGIAAIVVLIIAEPYRMARVTGFLEPWEDPFGKGYQLVQSLMAYSQGGWFGQGLGNSVQKLQYLPEAHNDFIFAVIGEELGFFGVLSILIVLGVFVFRALLIGQKALKCGKEYEGYFAFAIGIWFAFQTMVNVGASAGILPTKGLTLPFISYGGSSLLIMTIATGVLLRIDFETKMATKQATSRGGKR, from the coding sequence ATGATCGCATTTGCCGACATTCGTGAAGCATTAACCCCTAAGCAATCGCCACAGCTTTATGATGTGCCGTTGTTGTATTGTATGTTGATGTTGATAGGTGTTGGTTTTGTGATGGTTACAAGTGCCTCAATGCCAACCGCAGAGCGATTATTTGATAATCCGTATCACATTATTATTCGCCATAGCATGTTTTTAATCATGGGCTTTTTTCTATTTTGGATTGCCACAAGTGTGCCTATGGACTGGTGGAAACGCAGTAATGCCTATTTATTGTTATTGGGTTTAGGTTTACTGGTGTTGGTACTTATAGTTGGCCGCGAAGTGAATGGTGCAAAACGTTGGATCCCCATAGGCCCTGTAGGTTTTCAGGTGGCAGAAGCCGCTAAGTTATTCTTTTTTAGTTATATTGCCGGCTATTTAGTTCGTAAGCGCGAAGAAGTACAAGAAAACCTAAAAGGCTTTTTTAAGCCACTCGTTGTCTTTGGTGTTTATGCATTGCTTATTTTAATGCAACCAGATTTAGGTACTGTTGTTGTACTTTTTGTTACCACTGTAGGTTTATTATTTTTAGCGGGTGCTAAGTTATGGCAGTTTTTTGGACTGATCTTAACGGGCATTGCAGCCATTGTGGTGCTAATTATCGCTGAACCATACCGTATGGCCCGTGTAACTGGCTTTTTAGAGCCATGGGAAGATCCGTTTGGTAAAGGGTATCAGTTAGTACAATCACTAATGGCCTACAGTCAAGGCGGTTGGTTTGGCCAAGGCTTGGGGAATAGCGTACAAAAACTGCAATATCTACCAGAGGCGCATAATGACTTTATCTTTGCCGTAATTGGTGAAGAGCTTGGCTTTTTTGGTGTACTGAGCATTTTGATAGTACTAGGTGTATTCGTATTTAGAGCCTTGTTAATTGGTCAAAAAGCCTTGAAGTGTGGCAAAGAATACGAAGGCTATTTTGCCTTTGCAATAGGTATCTGGTTTGCGTTTCAAACCATGGTCAATGTTGGCGCAAGTGCCGGAATATTACCTACAAAAGGCTTAACATTACCGTTTATTTCTTACGGTGGTTCTAGTTTATTAATTATGACCATAGCAACAGGTGTACTTTTGCGGATCGATTTTGAAACAAAAATGGCGACTAAGCAGGCAACCTCACGTGGAGGTAAACGATGA